From Drosophila virilis strain 15010-1051.87 chromosome X, Dvir_AGI_RSII-ME, whole genome shotgun sequence, the proteins below share one genomic window:
- the sgg gene encoding AF4/FMR2 family member lilli isoform X7 has protein sequence MATTATKAAAAAPPANAAPVISSSSSNSSNNNNNNSNSNNIISAPIKIPLNERFLTQTSTGSADSGVIVTSASQKQLCSGSQATLLQLQQLPVRSSSGSLSLHGPLPKWQRQQQQQQQQRQLLQQQQQQQQLLLSQDSGIEQRVGERASGGAGGAQSNSSSESLGSSSGNEQLQVAAAARGGRTRAASALELSSVGVSVGAGSVVLRRIKYKSTNSTGTQGFDVEDRIDEVDIVDDRDDEDDLEEEEDEDDGVAVDVDVDVDVDVDVDVDVDEDDTQSGIIINIGKHEHVQRLKATPAAATVVKQEEELPLELAPLTVAAAAAKRRDARSLGTDGRIFFPLLKINEDPHIDAKLINRKDGLQDTMYYLDEFGSPKLREKFARKQKQRKAKQQKALLKREREEQRKKRNTTVASNLAASGLETKDQPNHCDRNRLTIDKQISDPHPNAVAVDDDDDPDADLVKMRVRSHSHDNHYDAIPDLKPVPVRRHSDDRNAAADDAAGYVDDEYDEIETGAEAEAALHVGNDSLESVKTAKLARTQSCVSWTKVVQKFKHILGKC, from the exons atggcaacaacagcaacaaaagccgcagcagcagcgccgcccGCCAATGCGGCTCCcgtcatcagcagcagcagcagcaacagcagcaacaacaacaacaacaacagcaacagcaacaacatcataAGTGCACCGATCAAAATTCCATTGAACGAAAGGTTCTTAACGCAAACATCAACCGGGTCAGCGGACAGCGGGGTCATCGTGACGAGCGCCTCACAGAAGCAGCTCTGCAGCGGCTCGCAGGCGACGCTGCtacagctgcaacagctgccggtgcgcagcagcagcggctcaCTCAGCCTGCACGGCCCGCTGCCCAAATGGcaacgccagcagcaacagcagcagcagcagcgccaactgctgcagcagcagcagcaacagcagcagctgctgctcagccAGGACAGCGGCATCGAGCAGCGTGTCGGTGAGCGCGCCTCCGGCGGCGCGGGTGGCGCCCAatcgaacagcagcagcgaatcgctgggcagcagcagcggcaatgaACAGCTACAGGTGGCAGCTGCCGCCAGAGGTGGACGCACACGCGCCGCCTCAGCGCTCGAATTGAGCAGCGTTGGCGTCAGTGTCGGTGCTGGCAGTGTCGTTTTGCGTCGCATCAAATACAAGAGCACCAACAGCACCGGCACGCAGGGCTTTGATGTGGAGGATCGCATCGATGAGGTGGACATTGTCGATGATCGTGACGATGAGGACGATCTGGAGGAGGAAGAGGATGAGGATGATGGCGTTGCTGTCGATGtcgatgtggatgtggatgtcgatgtcgatgtcgatgtgGATGTGGACGAAGATGATACACAGTCGGGCATCATTATTAACATTGGCAAGCACGAGCATGTGCAAAGATTAAAGGCAACGCCTGCGGCTGCGACGGTAGTGAAGCAAGAGGAGGAGCTGCCCTTAGAGTTGGCGCCAttaacagttgctgctgcggcggcaaAAAGACGTGATGCACGCAGTTTGGGCACAGATGGTCGCATATTTTTTCCGCTTCTAAAGATCAACGAGGATCCGCATATTGATGCCAAGCTGATCAATCGCAAGGATGGCCTGCAGGACACCATGTACTATCTGGACGAGTTTGGCAGTCCAAAGCTGCGCGAAAAGTTTGCACGCAAACAGAAACAGCGCAAGGCCAAACAGCAAAAGGCGCTGCTCAAACGGGAGCGCGAGGAGCAGCGCAAGAAGCGCAACACAACGGTGGCCTCCAATCTGGCGGCCAGCGGCCTTGAGACCAAAGACCAACCCAACCACTGTGATAGAAATCGTTTAACGATTGACAAACAGATATCGGATCCGCATCCAAATGCCGTTGCCgttgatgacgatgatgatccCGATGCAGATCTGGTTAAGATGCGCGTCCGCAGTCATAGTCATGATAATCATTACGATGCTATTCCCGATCTAAAACCTGTCCCAGTACGCCGTCACTCAGATGATCGCAATGCCGCAGCCGATGATGCAGCTGGCTACGTTGATGATGAGTATGATGAAATTGAGACGGGCGCCGAGGCGGAGGCTGCACTGCATGTTGGCAACGACAGTCTCGAGAGTGTAAAGACTGCAAAACTGGCTAGAACACAATCCTGCGTTAGTTGGACCAAAGTGGTGCAAAAGTTTAAGCATATACTAG GTAAGTGTTGA